Within the Bacillus sp. FSL K6-3431 genome, the region TCAGGTGGGGTAAAAATCCTACCTGGTTCTATACGATGTTCATGATTTTAGGCTGACGATTGTTCACAGAGGAAATATATTTAAATATGTTAAGTTTTATAATTAAAAACCGGAGTGTGAGTACATGAAAAAAATATTCTCTGCGGTGTTAACTGTTAGCTTATTATTAAGTGTGTTCTTTCCTGGAATTAAAAGCGAAGCAAGAGCTAAAGAAGCTTCGGAGACAGAAGCTTATGAAAAAATGCGGTTACAATGGTTTAACCGTTTAACGGGAAATGATAAATATAATGCAAATGATACAGATATGGAAGTTTATGTCAAAGAAATCGTTTCAAAAGTTAGTAATGAAGAGCAAAATGGGCATTGGGATACGATGGAGCTATCAAAAGATCGTAAGTATCTATGGAGTGATTTAATAAGTACTACTGATTCTGCGGATGTGGCAGTTAATTATTATCGGTTAAGGGATATGGCTTACGCCTATACCATGGAAGGTTCAAAACTCTTTCAAAATGAAAGATTACGAGATGCAATCCTTGATGGTATGAAATGGATGTATGTTAATCGCTACAATGAAAACAAATCACAATATGGAAATTGGTGGAATTGGGAAATTGGTGCACCAACTGCACTTAAAGACCTGCTCGTATTGATGTATGACGATTTAAATGGAACTGAAATCACAAATTTTCTCAACGCGATTAATCAATTTGTGCCTGATTCAGTGAATCGTGTACGATTTCCCGGGGTGATTGAAACAGGGGCAAATCGAACTGATAAGGCATTAATTGTCACTATCTCCGGAATTATTGGGGAAAATAGAGATAAAATTGCGGAAGCCAGGGATGCATTAAGTCAAGTATTTCGGTATACAAAAAAAGGCGATGGCTTTTACCAAGATGGTTCATTTATCCAACATGAGCATGTCCCTTATAATGGAAGTTATGGTTCAGTTCTAGTTAACGGACTTGCTAATGTACTATATTTATTGAACGACTCACCTTGGGAGGTAACCGATCCAAATGTAGCCAATGTATATAAATGGATAAAGGATTCATTTGAGCCATTGATGTATAAAGGGGCAATGATGGATATGGTGAGGGGGCGGGCGATATCAAGGGAGAATTCTTCGGATCATAAGACCGGACAAGGTATTACTTTAAGCATATTGCGTCTATCTGAAGGTGTCCCAGCAAACCAAGCTTTGGAACTAAAAAGCATGGCGAAGGAATGGATCCAATCAGACAAGACATTTGAAGAATATTATCAAGGATTAAATATTTACGACATGATACTGGCGAAAAGTGTGGTGAATGATGACAACATAGAACCCCGTGGTGAGTTGGTCAAAAATCAAATATTTGGTGCAATGGATAGAGTCGTTCATCAACGACCAGAATTTGCGATGGGGATTAGTATGTCCTCAAGTCGAATCTCCAGTATTGAAATGGGGACACATAGTGGACATGAAAATACTAAAGGTTGGCATACCGGATACGGAATGACTTATTTGTACAATGATGACCTAAAGCAATTCAGTAACGACTACTGGCCTACGATTAATATGCTTCGCCTCCCTGGTACCACAACAGATGGAACAGAAGGAAAACTAGTTCAATCTTGGACCCCATACTTCAGTTCTAAATCTTGGGTGGGTGGCTCATCTATGGATGGACTGTACGGAGCAGCTGGGATGGAATTTGATATTGAAAACAGTACCTTAACGGGTAAGAAATCCTGGTTTATGTTTGATGATGAGGTTGTTGCGTTAGGCTCTGGAATCATCGGTTCAGATAATCGAAAAACTGAAACAATTATTGAAAACAGGCAATTGAATCACAATAGAAATAATATCTTGACAGTTAACAATGAAAGAAAATCAAATAAGTCCGGATGGTCGGAGGAAATGAAATCCGTCAAATGGGCACATTTGGAGGGGAACACGGATAATTCGGCAATCGGCTACTTTTTCCCAAGGACTTCGACAATACAAGGTTTACGTGAATCAAGAACGGGTACATGGAGAGATATTAATGCCGATGGTTCGACAGACTTAGTTACACGTGATTATTTAAGCTTGGCGGTTGATCATGGGGAAAATCCTGAAGGGGCAGATTATGAATATGTTTTACTTCCAAGTAAAAATGTAAAGGAAACCGGTAAATACGCTCAGAATCCTGATATCACGATTATTGAAAACAGCGAAAGTGCCCATGCTGTAAAAGAAAACAAGCTTGGAATCATAGCTGCAAACTTTTTTGAATCCAAGCCACATCATGTCGATTTCATCCGTTCTTATGGACCCGCATCAGTGATGGTGAAGGAAGAAGGGGATGAATTGACTATTTCCGTATCGGACCCGACACAAACTCAAAGTAAGATAAAGCTAGAACTAGGTAAACTTGGCTTATCGGTTCTTAGTAAAGATGATACTGTTAACGTTTCACGCATGGAACCATTTACCGAAATCGAAATTAACGTATCCGGTTCCTTGGGAGGGTCTCACAAGGTGAAGCTTAAGTACGATCCAGAAGAAGTCGAACTACCTTCAGAGATTTTACCGACTGAAATTTCTCTTGATCAAAGTGAATTCAATCTTTTTGCAAAATTCTCTGGAGTTGTTCTTAATGCAACTGTATTACCAAAGGATGCTTGGGTGAAAGATGTTGAATGGTCTAGCAGTGATCCATCCATTGTTTCAGTTGATGCGAATGGGTTTGTAATGCCGCTTTCTGTTGGTACTGCAGTTGTCACAGTTAAAAGTATCGCAAATCCGGACATGAAAGCGACTGCTACGATCACTGTAGAAGAAATGGAAGGCTTAAGTATTGTTACTGAGGATGCATTTGTAAGAAATGGAAGTTATGCGAATACAAATTATGGTGCAGACCCCTCTTTAATTGTAAAAAGTGATGTGGCTGGCTATGCTCGGAAATCATACCTGAAATTTGACGCAAATAACATCGACAACGACAAAATAGAATCCGCAGTACTCAGATTGTTTGTATCAGGGTTCAATAAGGATCCTAAAAGAACATTAAATGTATATGCTACTAATAGCAATTGGTCAGAGTCGTCGATCACATGGAATAATGCACCTGATGGGGAAACACTCTTATCAAGTAAGGAAATAACGCAAGCGGGTATATGGTATGAGTTTGACATCACGGATTATATAAAATCAAATGACTCAAGGGAAGGGGTTTCTTTCCTTCTACAGAATCCGGGACCAAATACACAATTAAATGATCTTTTTATTGCATCGAAAGAAAAGGGAATGAACCAACCCCAACTAATTATCACATCTAAAGATGCTTCAGATGATACTAGTGCCGAAGATCTTAAGGGACTTGTTGAGAAATTAGAGGAAGAGGGAGAATTCACGAATGCTAAAGCCCCTCGTTCTTTGAAGATGCATTTGACAGCAGTTGGACAATTCGAAAGTCAAGAAGTAGCTAAAAAGGTGATCAAACATATGGAAAGCTTTAAATTATTACTTGACCATCAGAAAAAGGACGATTTGATTTCTGAAAAGGCGTATAATAGGCTTCGAGATGCTGCTGATTCTTTGATCAAAAAGTGGCAATAAACATGGTTAGATAAAAAGTATCCCCTCTATGGCAGTGGTTGGTTCGCACAGGGGGGAACTTAGACAAATGAGATGAAGGTTAGGTTTTACAATAGTACAGAATTTCCTATAAAAAGCGATGAATTAATTGGAAAAAAGTGTGGAGTGATCAAATAGACGAATAATGGAGGTCACAAGGCTGAGGTTGCTCGGGGAACCCAGTTTATTAAAGTGTTACTGCCCCCAATAAATCTAAAAGAAAAGGAGAAAAGCAGAAAATGAAAAGGAAAAATGTGATTTGGATTTTTGGAGATCAACATCGAGCACAAGCACTTGGATGCAATAATGATCCGAACGTACATACACCTAATATAGATAATCTAGCAGCATCTGGAGTGAGTTTTTCAAATGCAATATCAGGTTATCCACTATGCTGTCCGGCGCGGGGATCAATTCTGACTAGCCGGTACCCTCATAAATGTGTTCCGGGTCATGAACATAGACTACCG harbors:
- a CDS encoding polysaccharide lyase family 8 super-sandwich domain-containing protein — translated: MKKIFSAVLTVSLLLSVFFPGIKSEARAKEASETEAYEKMRLQWFNRLTGNDKYNANDTDMEVYVKEIVSKVSNEEQNGHWDTMELSKDRKYLWSDLISTTDSADVAVNYYRLRDMAYAYTMEGSKLFQNERLRDAILDGMKWMYVNRYNENKSQYGNWWNWEIGAPTALKDLLVLMYDDLNGTEITNFLNAINQFVPDSVNRVRFPGVIETGANRTDKALIVTISGIIGENRDKIAEARDALSQVFRYTKKGDGFYQDGSFIQHEHVPYNGSYGSVLVNGLANVLYLLNDSPWEVTDPNVANVYKWIKDSFEPLMYKGAMMDMVRGRAISRENSSDHKTGQGITLSILRLSEGVPANQALELKSMAKEWIQSDKTFEEYYQGLNIYDMILAKSVVNDDNIEPRGELVKNQIFGAMDRVVHQRPEFAMGISMSSSRISSIEMGTHSGHENTKGWHTGYGMTYLYNDDLKQFSNDYWPTINMLRLPGTTTDGTEGKLVQSWTPYFSSKSWVGGSSMDGLYGAAGMEFDIENSTLTGKKSWFMFDDEVVALGSGIIGSDNRKTETIIENRQLNHNRNNILTVNNERKSNKSGWSEEMKSVKWAHLEGNTDNSAIGYFFPRTSTIQGLRESRTGTWRDINADGSTDLVTRDYLSLAVDHGENPEGADYEYVLLPSKNVKETGKYAQNPDITIIENSESAHAVKENKLGIIAANFFESKPHHVDFIRSYGPASVMVKEEGDELTISVSDPTQTQSKIKLELGKLGLSVLSKDDTVNVSRMEPFTEIEINVSGSLGGSHKVKLKYDPEEVELPSEILPTEISLDQSEFNLFAKFSGVVLNATVLPKDAWVKDVEWSSSDPSIVSVDANGFVMPLSVGTAVVTVKSIANPDMKATATITVEEMEGLSIVTEDAFVRNGSYANTNYGADPSLIVKSDVAGYARKSYLKFDANNIDNDKIESAVLRLFVSGFNKDPKRTLNVYATNSNWSESSITWNNAPDGETLLSSKEITQAGIWYEFDITDYIKSNDSREGVSFLLQNPGPNTQLNDLFIASKEKGMNQPQLIITSKDASDDTSAEDLKGLVEKLEEEGEFTNAKAPRSLKMHLTAVGQFESQEVAKKVIKHMESFKLLLDHQKKDDLISEKAYNRLRDAADSLIKKWQ